One window of the Mycobacterium xenopi genome contains the following:
- a CDS encoding class I adenylate-forming enzyme family protein: MSTESLTVPQVLREQARSRAGHPLLVCDSERISYHEADVRSAQLARGLIALGAGKGTHVGLLYPNGAAFVVGMLAAARIGAVVVPFTTLATAREMHEMLIDSDVEMLLAAAAYRSHDYLRQLGEILVDCDLASEHRLFSAAAPHLRHVAVDHGSGTGCGVRDIGRVYRLADRVDEALLSAVEDDVDGSDVLAIVYTSGTTGAPKGVVHTHAALLGHQRNLNEIRGLSAEDKLFCNSPFFWIGGFAFALLATLLAGSTLVCSNAVDPGQTLDLLEAEKPTIANGFAAGITHLVHHPSFGARDLSSIRRGNLYPIMDADVRPADPELRHNMLGLTESGSVVLVSGEETDLPEHRRGSFGKPAPGFDAKIIDPYTGEPVETGEVGELCIRGPYLMQRYYKRSREECFDADGWFHTGDLVRADHDGFFYFVGRRDSMIKTAGANVSPAEVEKAIARVTGGVVAHVIGLPDAERGQVVAAVIALEDGAVFDEEVTREQLSSELSSYKIPRRFATMRAADIPLVSSGKVDLQRLKQVFDA; encoded by the coding sequence ATGTCCACTGAGTCGCTGACGGTTCCGCAAGTCCTGCGAGAGCAAGCCCGCTCGCGCGCCGGTCACCCGCTATTGGTCTGCGATAGCGAACGCATCAGTTACCACGAGGCCGATGTCCGGTCGGCCCAACTGGCCCGGGGGCTGATCGCGTTGGGTGCCGGCAAAGGCACCCATGTGGGGCTGCTCTATCCCAACGGTGCGGCGTTCGTCGTCGGCATGCTCGCGGCGGCGCGCATCGGCGCGGTCGTCGTCCCGTTCACGACGCTTGCCACTGCGCGTGAAATGCACGAGATGTTGATCGACAGCGACGTCGAGATGCTGTTGGCCGCTGCGGCATATCGCTCACACGACTACCTGCGGCAGCTTGGCGAAATTTTGGTGGACTGCGACCTGGCCTCAGAGCATCGGTTGTTCAGCGCTGCTGCGCCGCACTTGCGCCACGTCGCGGTGGACCACGGCTCTGGGACCGGGTGCGGCGTGCGCGACATCGGCCGGGTTTACCGCCTCGCTGATCGGGTCGACGAAGCGCTGCTGAGCGCCGTGGAAGACGATGTCGATGGCTCGGATGTGCTGGCCATCGTTTATACGTCTGGCACCACTGGCGCTCCCAAGGGGGTTGTGCACACACACGCTGCGCTGCTCGGCCACCAGCGAAACCTCAACGAGATCCGCGGTCTGAGTGCCGAGGACAAGCTGTTCTGCAATTCGCCGTTTTTCTGGATCGGCGGATTCGCCTTCGCCCTCCTTGCGACACTTCTTGCCGGCTCGACACTAGTGTGCTCCAACGCCGTCGACCCGGGCCAAACACTGGACCTGCTGGAAGCCGAAAAACCAACCATCGCCAACGGTTTTGCTGCCGGGATCACGCATTTGGTGCACCATCCCAGTTTCGGTGCTCGTGATCTGTCGTCGATACGGCGGGGCAATCTGTATCCGATCATGGACGCTGATGTCCGTCCGGCCGACCCGGAGTTGCGGCACAACATGCTCGGGTTGACCGAGTCCGGCAGCGTCGTGCTGGTCAGCGGCGAGGAAACCGACCTGCCCGAACACCGGCGCGGTTCGTTCGGAAAGCCGGCACCCGGATTCGACGCCAAGATCATCGATCCCTACACCGGCGAGCCCGTCGAGACCGGCGAAGTCGGCGAGTTGTGCATCCGCGGGCCCTACCTGATGCAGCGCTACTACAAGCGCAGCCGCGAAGAGTGTTTCGATGCCGATGGCTGGTTCCACACCGGCGACCTGGTGCGTGCCGACCACGATGGGTTCTTTTATTTCGTTGGCCGACGCGACTCGATGATCAAGACGGCAGGAGCGAACGTCTCCCCGGCCGAGGTAGAAAAAGCGATCGCCCGGGTCACCGGCGGTGTGGTGGCGCATGTGATCGGGCTGCCCGATGCCGAGCGCGGGCAGGTCGTCGCCGCCGTGATCGCCCTGGAGGATGGCGCTGTGTTCGACGAAGAGGTCACGCGCGAACAGCTCAGCAGTGAACTGTCGTCATACAAGATTCCGCGGCGGTTTGCCACCATGCGGGCTGCCGATATTCCCCTGGTTTCCAGCGGCAAGGTCGACCTACAGCGGCTGAAGCAGGTGTTCGATGCCTGA
- a CDS encoding class I adenylate-forming enzyme family protein: MAHMLSRRITDVLNLQPDAQAIEYRGHWLSWGQISSMATKIGELVTMHTGSAHPGVGMLLRNRPAQVAAFLGVLQVGGCVVVLNPSRCTERTAAEIGRLELPMIIGQSDDVAALAPTDITAVSVAALEAEPVVRVGKSQGVVSRPGVAVWMLTSGTTGPPKRVDVTYDMLARSVMGREPERCSAPTEIRRGVAIVNSPLVHIGGVFRVLQCIAEARPFVLLEKFELAPWAEAVRKHRPRTVSLVPTALRMVLHSDLHREDLASIRAVTSGTAPLSAEDADAFTEKFGIPVLTSYAATEFGGGVAGWTLADYHRYWHTKRGSVGRASLGTQLRVVDGDGTVLGPNEVGLLEVKPGQLGPSSEWMRTADMARIDEDGFLWILGRADQAIIRGGFKVMPDDVRTALESHPAVAGAAVVGRRDERLGETPVAMVELREPGSAGVGQLMDFLRDRLARYEVPTEIAIVDAIPRTPSGKPDLTEIRRFFSEAVPAVHREHVH, translated from the coding sequence ATGGCGCACATGCTGAGTCGACGCATCACTGATGTGCTGAACCTGCAGCCCGACGCGCAAGCCATCGAATACCGCGGCCACTGGCTGTCCTGGGGCCAGATCAGCAGCATGGCGACCAAGATCGGTGAGCTGGTGACGATGCACACCGGCAGCGCGCACCCGGGAGTCGGAATGCTGCTGCGCAACCGGCCAGCGCAAGTCGCCGCGTTTCTGGGGGTGTTACAGGTAGGCGGCTGCGTCGTCGTGCTCAACCCTTCCCGTTGCACCGAACGCACTGCAGCCGAGATCGGCAGGCTCGAGCTGCCGATGATCATCGGCCAGTCCGACGACGTAGCCGCCCTCGCGCCCACAGATATCACTGCGGTCTCGGTCGCGGCCCTGGAGGCGGAGCCAGTGGTGAGGGTGGGTAAATCCCAGGGTGTTGTCAGCCGGCCCGGTGTCGCTGTCTGGATGTTGACCAGTGGAACAACCGGACCACCCAAACGGGTCGACGTCACTTACGACATGCTGGCGCGCAGCGTGATGGGCCGTGAACCCGAGCGGTGCTCAGCGCCCACCGAAATCCGGCGCGGCGTGGCGATCGTCAATTCCCCATTGGTGCATATTGGCGGCGTGTTCCGGGTGTTGCAGTGCATCGCCGAGGCGAGACCTTTTGTGCTGCTGGAGAAATTCGAACTCGCACCATGGGCCGAGGCAGTACGCAAGCACCGGCCCCGAACCGTGTCGCTGGTGCCGACGGCGTTACGGATGGTGTTGCACTCGGATCTACATCGTGAGGACCTGGCAAGTATCCGCGCCGTGACCTCCGGCACCGCGCCGCTGTCGGCCGAAGATGCTGATGCCTTCACCGAGAAATTCGGTATCCCCGTGCTGACCTCCTATGCCGCAACCGAATTCGGTGGCGGCGTGGCCGGCTGGACGCTGGCCGATTACCACAGGTACTGGCATACCAAACGAGGCAGTGTAGGGCGTGCCAGTCTGGGAACTCAGCTGCGCGTGGTCGACGGCGACGGCACGGTGCTCGGACCTAACGAAGTCGGATTGCTGGAGGTCAAACCCGGACAACTCGGCCCGTCTTCGGAGTGGATGCGCACCGCCGACATGGCGCGCATTGACGAAGACGGCTTCCTGTGGATCCTGGGACGCGCCGATCAGGCGATCATCCGTGGCGGCTTCAAGGTGATGCCCGACGATGTGCGCACAGCGCTGGAGAGCCATCCGGCGGTGGCGGGCGCTGCCGTCGTCGGCAGGCGCGACGAGCGCCTTGGCGAGACACCGGTCGCCATGGTCGAACTGCGCGAACCCGGGTCGGCGGGTGTCGGGCAATTAATGGACTTCCTGCGAGACAGGCTGGCGCGCTATGAAGTTCCCACTGAGATCGCGATCGTCGACGCGATCCCAAGAACACCATCGGGCAAGCCCGACTTGACCGAGATCCGGCGGTTCTTCAGTGAGGCCGTTCCGGCCGTGCACCGTGAACATGTCCACTGA
- a CDS encoding enoyl-CoA hydratase/isomerase family protein gives MPMSFKTILLDVDATDRVATITLSRPDQLNAFNRTMCDEMREAWRLVKHDDSVNAVVLRAAGTRAFSAGLDIKTPYGQPENIWNHEDPGEALSPKWQKMWKPVVCAVQGMCTAGAFYFLNESDVVICSADARFFDSHVSAGLVCALEPIGLMRRVGLGETLRIALMGNDERVSAETALRIGLVSEVVPAERLWHRAHEIAATIAAKPPSATQGTVKAIWESLDKPYRAALEQGLIYTRLGNPIGTAELAARGQAPVAEPRVR, from the coding sequence ATGCCGATGAGCTTTAAGACCATCTTGCTCGACGTCGACGCGACCGACCGCGTCGCGACGATCACGTTGAGCCGTCCGGACCAGCTCAACGCTTTCAATCGCACGATGTGTGACGAGATGCGCGAGGCTTGGCGCCTCGTCAAGCACGACGACTCGGTAAACGCGGTCGTGCTGCGTGCCGCCGGTACTCGGGCATTCAGCGCCGGGCTCGACATCAAAACACCGTATGGTCAACCAGAAAATATCTGGAACCATGAGGATCCCGGTGAAGCGCTGAGCCCTAAGTGGCAGAAGATGTGGAAACCGGTAGTGTGCGCGGTGCAGGGGATGTGCACCGCTGGCGCGTTCTACTTCCTCAACGAGTCTGATGTGGTCATCTGCTCTGCGGATGCGAGGTTTTTCGACTCACATGTCTCGGCCGGTCTCGTGTGTGCGTTGGAGCCGATTGGGTTGATGCGCCGCGTCGGGTTGGGAGAGACGCTGCGAATAGCGCTAATGGGAAACGATGAACGCGTCAGCGCCGAGACCGCATTGCGGATCGGCCTGGTGTCGGAAGTGGTGCCGGCCGAACGGTTATGGCATCGCGCCCATGAGATCGCAGCCACGATCGCCGCGAAACCGCCGTCGGCGACCCAAGGCACGGTCAAGGCGATTTGGGAGTCGCTGGACAAGCCGTACCGGGCGGCATTGGAGCAGGGCTTGATCTACACACGGTTGGGTAATCCGATTGGCACGGCCGAATTGGCTGCCCGCGGCCAAGCTCCGGTGGCCGAACCGAGGGTCCGCTGA
- a CDS encoding enoyl-CoA hydratase/isomerase family protein, translating into MSFDTIKYDVDGHTATITLNRPDALNALSPHMIRELRAAYDTAENDDRVWLLIVTGTGRAFCTGADVKEIPGDGRVIYERPYLSTYEQWEAPQEGTPPFRRMAKPVLAAINGLCCGAGLDWVTTGDIVIASEKATFFDPHVSIGLVAGREVVRLARVLPRSVALRMALMGKHERMGAQRAYELGLVSEIVEHDRLLERAHEIADTVNSNAPLAVRGTRLAILKGLDLPLHEAENLAETFRERVLRTDDAQEGPKAFVEKRPPNWQCR; encoded by the coding sequence ATGTCGTTCGACACCATCAAATATGACGTCGACGGACACACTGCGACGATCACACTGAACCGCCCCGACGCGCTCAACGCGCTCAGTCCGCACATGATCCGCGAGCTGCGGGCAGCCTATGACACGGCAGAAAACGACGACCGGGTATGGCTGCTTATCGTCACCGGCACCGGCCGAGCGTTTTGCACCGGCGCTGACGTCAAGGAGATCCCGGGTGACGGCAGGGTGATCTACGAGCGCCCCTACTTGTCCACCTATGAGCAGTGGGAGGCACCGCAGGAGGGCACCCCGCCGTTTCGGCGGATGGCCAAGCCGGTCTTGGCCGCCATCAATGGCCTGTGTTGCGGCGCCGGGCTGGATTGGGTCACCACCGGTGACATCGTCATCGCGTCCGAGAAGGCGACGTTCTTCGATCCACACGTCAGCATCGGTCTGGTGGCCGGGCGCGAGGTGGTGCGCCTGGCACGGGTGCTGCCTCGTTCGGTCGCATTGCGGATGGCTTTGATGGGCAAGCATGAACGAATGGGCGCGCAGCGCGCCTACGAGCTAGGACTAGTAAGCGAGATCGTCGAGCATGACCGGCTTTTGGAACGGGCCCATGAAATCGCCGACACCGTCAACTCCAATGCGCCGCTGGCGGTGCGGGGCACCCGGCTGGCGATCCTCAAGGGCCTGGATCTGCCGCTGCACGAGGCCGAAAATCTCGCCGAAACGTTCCGGGAACGCGTGCTGCGCACCGACGATGCGCAGGAGGGCCCCAAGGCTTTTGTCGAAAAACGACCACCGAATTGGCAATGCCGATGA
- a CDS encoding enoyl-CoA hydratase/isomerase family protein: protein MSENAHSAAADGSVTAHRDGDILRLTLDRPGQRNSLSHNMVESFIGLLTEAATDDSLRAVHITGAGSDFCAGADWVAANSDAQQRPRAGALVRRIPHLAHRLIELVYTIQLPVVCSVRGWAAGLGCNLALAADFTLATTDTTFWEPFVARGFSPDSGASWLLPRLVGLTRAKEMLLLGEKVSATHAADWGLIYRTVNPSELDSLTEDVLSRLASGPTVAIGLTKQAIYYGQHATLSQSMTQELFNLELSCRTADFKEGLAAFRENRPPRFRGR, encoded by the coding sequence GTGAGCGAAAACGCCCACTCCGCGGCAGCCGACGGCTCGGTGACAGCGCACCGGGATGGTGACATCTTGCGGCTCACACTCGACCGCCCTGGCCAGCGTAATTCGTTGAGCCATAACATGGTTGAGTCGTTCATCGGCCTATTGACCGAGGCGGCGACCGACGATTCGCTTCGCGCGGTTCACATCACCGGCGCCGGAAGCGACTTTTGCGCGGGCGCCGACTGGGTAGCTGCCAACAGCGACGCTCAGCAGCGTCCCCGCGCCGGGGCCCTGGTGCGCCGAATCCCGCACCTGGCACATCGGCTGATCGAATTGGTCTACACCATCCAGTTGCCGGTGGTGTGCAGCGTGCGGGGCTGGGCCGCCGGTCTCGGGTGCAATCTGGCCCTGGCCGCCGACTTCACCCTGGCTACTACCGACACCACGTTCTGGGAGCCGTTCGTGGCGCGCGGTTTTAGCCCGGATTCGGGCGCCAGCTGGCTGCTGCCTCGGCTAGTGGGCCTGACCCGGGCCAAGGAAATGCTGTTGCTGGGCGAAAAAGTCAGCGCAACCCATGCCGCGGACTGGGGATTGATCTACCGGACGGTCAATCCTTCGGAGCTCGACTCCTTAACCGAAGATGTGTTGTCACGACTGGCGTCCGGGCCCACAGTCGCGATCGGTCTGACCAAGCAGGCCATCTACTACGGCCAGCATGCGACGTTGAGCCAATCCATGACACAAGAGTTGTTCAATCTGGAATTGTCCTGCCGCACCGCCGACTTCAAGGAAGGCTTGGCCGCTTTCAGGGAAAATCGCCCGCCTCGGTTTCGTGGCCGGTGA
- a CDS encoding FadR/GntR family transcriptional regulator encodes MVGHRIRQPRVAEIVAARLRDDILSGRLREGDVLPSQESLFAEFGVSPPAVREAIHILETDGLISVRRGNVGGAVVHLPSAERTAHMISMVLQTRSATPADVSEALMHLEPICAGMCAARADRMTEVVPYLQAEIDAQVEQFDDVARYVPNARRFHETLVSRCGNEAMILLIGSLELIWSAHESSVWNGEGHPAPMGRNTRRAALRDHQRLLDAICDGNAARAVRVAQDHLAAARRNTLAFGTDKTIEAKLIGNTGLDFGLQYNGRPGSRKESGR; translated from the coding sequence ATGGTGGGGCATCGCATTCGTCAACCACGGGTGGCAGAAATCGTCGCGGCGCGGCTGCGGGACGACATCTTGTCGGGACGCCTCAGGGAAGGCGACGTCTTGCCGTCGCAGGAAAGCCTGTTCGCAGAGTTCGGTGTGAGTCCCCCGGCCGTGCGGGAGGCGATCCACATTCTGGAGACCGACGGACTGATCTCGGTGCGCCGGGGCAACGTCGGCGGAGCGGTAGTCCATCTGCCATCCGCCGAGCGCACCGCCCACATGATCAGCATGGTGCTGCAGACGCGGTCGGCGACGCCCGCCGACGTCAGTGAGGCGCTGATGCACCTCGAGCCGATTTGCGCGGGAATGTGCGCTGCCCGCGCAGACCGGATGACCGAAGTGGTGCCCTATCTCCAGGCTGAAATCGACGCTCAGGTAGAGCAATTCGACGACGTGGCACGGTATGTACCCAATGCGCGGCGGTTCCATGAAACGCTGGTATCGCGCTGTGGCAACGAGGCAATGATCTTGCTGATCGGCTCGCTGGAGCTGATCTGGTCTGCCCATGAGTCTTCGGTCTGGAACGGCGAGGGCCACCCCGCGCCGATGGGGCGCAACACCCGCCGGGCGGCGCTGCGCGACCATCAGCGGTTGCTCGACGCTATTTGTGACGGCAATGCCGCGCGAGCGGTGCGGGTAGCGCAGGATCACCTCGCCGCCGCACGCCGCAACACGCTTGCCTTCGGCACCGACAAGACCATCGAGGCCAAGCTGATCGGCAACACCGGCTTGGACTTCGGCCTCCAGTACAACGGGCGACCCGGGAGCAGGAAGGAGTCCGGTAGATGA
- a CDS encoding enoyl-CoA hydratase/isomerase family protein has product MTASGTSDDRVLFDIDADKRIATITLNNPKQRNSYDAAMRDGIARYLDRIAQDDDITVVLLRGAGGVFSAGADMNNAYGWYGAGSAKSAKSRPSQRRRLSVDRRSFGFYHNFMGFPKITVGEISGYALGGGFEMALMTDISVIARDTKIGMPATRFLGPALGSLHMFFHRLGPVLARRLLLTGDIIEAGTIEHLGIFTDTCDPGVVTARARYWAEKAAKMPADGIVIAKEAFRLVEQTQAYQGEEVASYLFHAFGTNLQFAPGEFNFVKARAQYGTKEAFRLRDEHFHVPEP; this is encoded by the coding sequence ATGACCGCATCGGGCACCTCGGACGATCGTGTCCTTTTCGACATCGATGCCGACAAGCGGATCGCGACCATCACATTGAACAACCCCAAGCAACGCAACTCCTACGACGCTGCCATGCGTGACGGGATCGCGCGGTACCTCGATCGCATCGCCCAAGACGACGACATCACGGTGGTGCTGTTACGCGGAGCGGGCGGCGTGTTCAGCGCCGGCGCCGACATGAACAACGCTTACGGCTGGTATGGCGCCGGCAGCGCCAAGTCAGCAAAAAGCCGTCCCAGTCAACGACGTCGGCTTTCGGTGGACCGCAGGTCATTTGGCTTCTACCACAATTTCATGGGCTTCCCGAAAATCACGGTCGGGGAGATCAGCGGCTATGCCCTGGGGGGCGGTTTCGAGATGGCGCTGATGACCGACATTTCCGTGATCGCACGCGATACCAAGATCGGAATGCCTGCGACACGCTTCCTCGGCCCGGCGCTCGGCAGCTTGCATATGTTTTTCCATCGGTTGGGACCGGTTTTGGCTCGGCGTCTGCTGCTGACCGGTGACATCATCGAGGCCGGCACCATCGAGCATTTGGGAATCTTCACCGACACATGCGATCCCGGCGTCGTCACCGCGCGTGCCCGCTACTGGGCGGAGAAGGCCGCGAAAATGCCGGCCGACGGCATCGTCATCGCCAAGGAGGCCTTCCGGCTGGTCGAACAAACACAGGCTTACCAGGGCGAGGAAGTCGCCAGCTATTTGTTCCACGCCTTCGGGACCAACTTGCAGTTTGCGCCGGGCGAATTCAATTTCGTCAAGGCGCGAGCCCAATACGGCACCAAGGAGGCGTTCCGGCTGCGCGACGAACACTTCCACGTGCCGGAACCATAG
- a CDS encoding TetR/AcrR family transcriptional regulator, which yields MEVPAVAKQATADKRQRRERGSINPDDIITGAFELAEQVSIDNLSMPLLGKHLGVGVTSIYWYFRKKDDLLNAMTDRALRRYVFATPYVEASDWRETLRNHARSMRKTFIGNPILCDLILIRSALSPKAARLGVQEIEKAIAGLVEAGLSPDEAFDTYSAVSVHVRGSVVLHRLHQKNQEAENGSARTIEDAMVIDPETTPLLAQMTAKGHHLGAADETNFEYGLECILDHAARLMENRSKQRPRQRKTAKSSPARARKPAAPRGRTKASR from the coding sequence ATGGAGGTGCCCGCAGTGGCTAAGCAAGCGACCGCCGACAAGCGTCAGCGACGCGAACGCGGATCCATCAATCCCGACGACATCATCACAGGCGCGTTCGAGCTCGCCGAGCAGGTGTCGATAGACAACCTGAGCATGCCGCTGCTCGGAAAGCATCTGGGCGTCGGCGTCACAAGCATCTACTGGTACTTTCGCAAGAAGGACGACCTGCTCAACGCGATGACCGACCGCGCGCTGCGCAGATACGTGTTCGCCACCCCGTATGTCGAGGCCAGCGACTGGCGGGAGACTTTGCGAAACCATGCCCGCTCGATGCGCAAAACGTTCATCGGTAACCCGATATTGTGCGATCTGATTCTGATCCGCTCCGCGCTGAGTCCTAAAGCGGCGCGGCTGGGGGTTCAGGAGATCGAAAAGGCAATCGCTGGCCTGGTCGAGGCGGGCTTGTCGCCCGACGAAGCGTTCGACACCTACTCCGCGGTGTCGGTGCATGTGCGGGGATCGGTGGTGTTGCATCGGCTGCACCAAAAGAATCAGGAGGCTGAGAACGGTTCGGCACGCACCATCGAGGACGCCATGGTCATCGACCCGGAAACAACGCCGCTGCTTGCTCAAATGACCGCCAAGGGCCACCACCTCGGCGCCGCCGACGAGACCAATTTCGAATACGGTCTGGAATGCATCCTCGACCACGCGGCCCGGCTAATGGAGAACCGTTCGAAACAGCGGCCGCGCCAACGGAAGACAGCAAAGTCATCCCCCGCGCGGGCGCGCAAACCGGCGGCGCCGCGAGGGCGGACCAAGGCGTCTCGGTAA
- a CDS encoding SDR family NAD(P)-dependent oxidoreductase encodes MDLGLKDAAAAVVGGARGMGLATARCLAADGARVAVIARSRADLDHAAEELRGLGSADAVGLVADVRDAGQVDKVFAELGDRWGGELNVLVNAVGPSTVGSFEDLTDDQWRQAFDDGVMGMVHCVRSALPLLRTAAWARIVNFSAHSTQRQSVVLPAYTAAKAALTSISKNLSLLLAKDEILVNVVSPGSIASESLVGWAKSVGVDGDDPYQLMDAIAKHFGHPAHLPRAGLPDEIGPVVAFLASRRNSYMTGANVNVDGGSDFT; translated from the coding sequence ATGGATCTAGGGCTGAAAGACGCGGCCGCGGCGGTGGTCGGCGGCGCGCGCGGCATGGGGCTGGCCACCGCGCGATGTCTGGCGGCCGACGGGGCCCGAGTGGCCGTCATCGCCCGATCCCGGGCCGACCTTGATCACGCGGCCGAGGAACTGCGTGGGCTTGGCAGCGCGGATGCTGTGGGATTGGTCGCCGATGTCCGTGACGCCGGGCAGGTCGACAAGGTGTTCGCCGAACTCGGCGACCGGTGGGGCGGCGAACTCAACGTGCTCGTCAACGCGGTCGGGCCGAGCACGGTGGGCAGCTTCGAGGATCTCACCGACGACCAGTGGCGGCAGGCTTTCGACGACGGCGTGATGGGGATGGTGCATTGCGTTCGTTCCGCGCTGCCGCTGTTGCGCACGGCCGCCTGGGCGCGGATCGTCAACTTCTCGGCGCATTCGACCCAGCGGCAAAGCGTCGTGTTGCCCGCCTACACCGCCGCCAAAGCAGCCCTGACGAGCATTTCGAAAAACTTGTCGTTGCTGCTGGCCAAGGACGAGATTCTGGTCAACGTCGTCTCCCCGGGCAGCATTGCCTCGGAGTCCCTGGTCGGTTGGGCCAAGTCGGTTGGCGTCGACGGGGACGACCCTTACCAGTTGATGGACGCCATTGCCAAGCATTTCGGGCATCCGGCCCACTTGCCGCGCGCCGGACTTCCGGACGAAATCGGGCCGGTGGTCGCGTTTTTGGCGTCGCGGCGTAACTCCTACATGACCGGAGCCAATGTCAATGTCGACGGCGGCTCCGATTTCACCTGA
- a CDS encoding dihydrodipicolinate synthase family protein, whose translation MATASQARTWARNALRGIGDSLYTPFCGPDGDDIDWAAYRTLVRYCVGDLGHPMLWCTSGIAEFWSLTLAERKRLLEVAIEEARSLNHDVVVQACTAAMSAKDCLDLTLHAQQVGADIAYIQTPMMEVHGGDGVLRFFRYIAERTDIALGMFNSPSSGYVLTPAEGARIYHEVPAVCATKEGAFRPAASWQLHEMAPGLVIWECDKTVYRAGWLRAGIVCPAQLGTAGYLYETPQRRLLTDYWELIVNDKLVEAMDYGRDSGLDQFDVDLGSWFTCYPGRPDYFTHWGGAFKYAASLLGLPVGAYPHSRPPQAELPVAAKEQIKNAYCRLGLIAQ comes from the coding sequence ATGGCAACGGCTAGCCAAGCACGGACGTGGGCCCGCAACGCGCTGCGGGGGATCGGCGACTCGCTTTACACGCCCTTCTGTGGTCCCGACGGTGACGACATCGACTGGGCCGCCTACCGCACGCTGGTGCGGTACTGCGTCGGCGATCTTGGGCACCCGATGTTGTGGTGCACGAGCGGCATCGCTGAGTTCTGGTCTTTGACGCTCGCCGAGCGAAAGCGGCTGCTGGAGGTGGCGATCGAGGAAGCGCGGAGCCTCAATCACGATGTGGTCGTGCAAGCCTGCACCGCAGCCATGTCGGCGAAGGACTGTTTAGACCTTACGCTGCACGCCCAGCAGGTCGGCGCCGACATCGCCTACATCCAGACGCCGATGATGGAAGTCCACGGCGGTGACGGCGTGCTGCGGTTCTTCCGCTACATCGCCGAGCGCACCGATATCGCGTTGGGCATGTTTAATTCGCCGTCGTCCGGCTACGTGTTGACGCCGGCCGAAGGCGCACGGATCTACCACGAGGTGCCCGCCGTCTGCGCGACCAAGGAAGGCGCGTTCCGGCCTGCGGCGAGCTGGCAGTTGCACGAGATGGCGCCGGGGCTGGTGATCTGGGAGTGCGACAAGACGGTGTATCGCGCGGGCTGGCTGCGGGCGGGAATCGTCTGCCCCGCACAATTGGGCACCGCGGGGTATCTGTATGAAACGCCGCAGCGCCGGTTGCTCACCGACTACTGGGAGCTGATCGTCAACGACAAGCTCGTCGAGGCGATGGATTACGGGCGCGACTCAGGTTTGGACCAATTCGACGTCGACCTCGGTTCGTGGTTCACCTGCTATCCGGGGCGGCCCGATTACTTCACCCACTGGGGCGGTGCCTTCAAGTACGCGGCGTCGCTGCTGGGTCTACCGGTGGGAGCCTATCCCCACTCGCGGCCTCCTCAAGCCGAATTGCCTGTGGCGGCTAAGGAACAGATCAAGAATGCCTACTGTCGCCTGGGGCTTATCGCGCAGTAG